The following proteins are encoded in a genomic region of Reichenbachiella sp.:
- a CDS encoding PAS domain S-box protein produces the protein MSNTQIREERYLDIINQFAVGLLNQSTIKETLWSVIDNVVSKLDFYDCAIYLLDENKEHLIQVASQAYKNKEPRNTNATLIKMGTGIVGKTAIEKKARITNDTSQSEDYISDDEWRFSEITVPIIHENELIGIIDSEHPDKDFFQPIHLNILTTIASMVAIKVVQARHLENLEAREKSFNLIYSSTNDLIFLMEVEPDHIYRCVSVNRAYLELTGKKRSQVIGKTVDDIWDPKRAKIILARYLEAIETKKPVTYQIEFGTGEESIIVETKITPVFDYKGRCTNLSGISRDITAAKQARDELRQEREKYQTLFSKANDAIFILKDDVIIECNDITTQVFGRERKDLVGRKPHELSPEFQPDGQRSDREVPVGNFEWLHTKGDGSLFTVDVALTELSFGNGQYVQAIMRDITERIEAEEILRASEKRCRTIFENSLDGIYKSTPEGKFVEVSPALVAMLGYDSEEELLAINIKDDLYFKHEDRYKHSNQYRLKKKDGSEIWVEDHGFYHYDDSGKVLYHHGILRDVTAKNQKQKEMQKLLDVTSDQNKRLQNFANIVSHNIRSHSANLTSLVSFMEITTDPDEKEKMFQMLKSSTSQLEETIMNLNEIITVNQNLNKPIEQRNLLEEVEKTLQVLNLEILEGGVTIKANIEPELTIQIIPAYLDSILLNLIGNAVKYRKRSGKAVIKITAKALKRGEVRVRIADNGLGIDMAAYGDKVFGMYKTFHDNEDARGFGLYITKNQIEAMKGRIEVDSEVGKGTTFTLHFNEKY, from the coding sequence ATGTCCAATACGCAAATTCGGGAAGAAAGGTACCTGGATATTATTAATCAATTTGCTGTAGGTCTACTCAATCAGAGTACGATCAAGGAAACCTTGTGGAGTGTAATTGATAATGTGGTATCAAAACTGGATTTTTATGACTGTGCCATTTACTTACTGGATGAAAACAAAGAACATCTTATTCAAGTAGCTTCTCAGGCTTATAAGAACAAAGAACCGCGAAACACCAATGCCACCTTAATCAAAATGGGAACTGGCATCGTGGGTAAAACAGCCATTGAGAAAAAAGCTAGAATCACCAATGATACCAGCCAGAGTGAGGACTACATTAGCGATGATGAATGGAGGTTTTCGGAAATTACCGTTCCCATCATCCATGAGAATGAACTCATCGGTATTATTGATTCCGAACATCCGGATAAGGATTTTTTTCAGCCCATTCATCTTAACATTCTGACGACCATTGCCTCAATGGTGGCTATTAAAGTGGTGCAAGCACGGCATTTGGAAAACCTGGAAGCTAGGGAAAAAAGCTTTAACCTGATTTACAGTAGCACCAACGACCTTATCTTTTTAATGGAGGTAGAACCTGATCATATATACAGATGTGTTTCGGTGAATCGGGCCTATTTGGAGTTAACGGGTAAGAAGAGGAGTCAAGTAATAGGAAAGACTGTTGATGACATATGGGATCCCAAACGGGCCAAAATTATTTTGGCTCGTTACCTGGAAGCAATAGAAACCAAAAAACCAGTTACTTATCAAATCGAATTTGGTACTGGTGAGGAATCGATTATAGTTGAAACCAAAATCACACCGGTTTTTGACTATAAAGGTCGTTGCACCAATCTCTCTGGAATTTCGAGAGACATTACTGCGGCTAAACAGGCGAGAGATGAGTTGAGGCAGGAAAGAGAAAAGTACCAAACACTTTTTTCTAAGGCCAATGATGCTATTTTCATTTTGAAAGATGATGTGATCATAGAATGTAATGATATTACCACTCAGGTATTTGGTAGAGAGAGAAAAGACCTTGTCGGACGCAAGCCTCATGAACTTTCACCTGAATTTCAACCTGATGGCCAGAGGTCTGACCGTGAGGTGCCAGTAGGCAATTTTGAGTGGTTGCATACCAAAGGGGATGGGTCTTTATTTACTGTTGACGTAGCGTTAACAGAGCTGAGCTTTGGTAATGGCCAATATGTTCAGGCTATTATGAGAGATATCACAGAGAGGATTGAGGCAGAAGAAATTCTGCGTGCAAGTGAGAAAAGATGCCGTACCATTTTTGAAAATTCGCTCGATGGTATTTATAAAAGTACACCTGAAGGCAAATTTGTCGAAGTTAGTCCTGCTTTGGTCGCTATGTTGGGCTATGATTCCGAAGAAGAATTGTTGGCGATCAATATTAAAGACGATTTGTATTTCAAACATGAAGACCGGTACAAGCATTCCAATCAGTATAGGCTGAAGAAAAAAGATGGATCTGAGATTTGGGTAGAAGACCACGGCTTTTATCATTACGACGATTCTGGTAAGGTGCTCTATCATCATGGTATATTAAGAGACGTCACAGCTAAGAACCAGAAACAAAAAGAGATGCAAAAGCTCTTGGATGTCACAAGTGATCAGAACAAACGCTTACAAAATTTTGCCAATATCGTCTCACACAATATTCGTTCACATAGTGCCAACCTTACCTCACTGGTATCCTTTATGGAAATAACCACGGACCCAGATGAGAAAGAAAAAATGTTTCAAATGTTGAAGAGCAGCACGAGTCAACTGGAAGAAACCATTATGAATCTCAATGAGATCATTACAGTGAATCAGAATTTGAATAAGCCGATTGAGCAAAGAAACTTATTGGAAGAAGTGGAGAAGACACTTCAAGTATTGAATCTGGAAATTCTTGAAGGCGGTGTGACAATTAAAGCCAACATTGAGCCGGAATTGACCATTCAAATTATACCCGCCTATTTGGATAGCATTTTATTGAATCTAATTGGTAATGCGGTTAAGTATAGAAAACGAAGTGGTAAAGCAGTCATAAAGATCACGGCTAAAGCACTGAAGCGAGGAGAAGTCAGAGTGAGAATTGCTGACAATGGTCTGGGAATAGACATGGCCGCTTATGGAGATAAAGTGTTTGGCATGTATAAGACTTTTCATGACAATGAAGATGCTCGTGGGTTTGGTTTGTATATAACCAAAAATCAAATCGAAGCTATGAAGGGACGGATTGAAGTGGATAGTGAAGTAGGAAAGGGAACAACATTTACATTACATTTTAATGAAAAATATTGA
- a CDS encoding DUF1987 domain-containing protein, with protein sequence MQGYFIRSSRVTPSVYFNPKKELLDLRGKSSPENPLNFYGSLLLNMDKYVENHNGNITVNLAFEYFNTSSSKCIFNLLRKLDNISQLGKRVIVNWYYENDDDDMLEAGEDFSSFFGYEFNFVSVPVINSLGEETEEEPQLTAA encoded by the coding sequence ATGCAAGGGTATTTTATCAGATCATCAAGAGTAACACCATCAGTTTACTTCAATCCAAAAAAGGAATTGTTAGATCTAAGAGGGAAGTCGAGTCCTGAAAACCCATTGAATTTTTACGGTTCATTGTTGTTAAACATGGACAAGTACGTAGAAAATCATAATGGAAATATTACTGTAAACCTTGCGTTTGAATATTTCAACACGAGCTCTTCTAAGTGCATATTCAACTTGCTAAGAAAATTGGATAATATTAGCCAGCTAGGAAAAAGAGTAATTGTAAACTGGTATTATGAGAATGACGATGACGATATGTTGGAAGCGGGAGAAGATTTTAGCTCATTCTTTGGATATGAATTCAACTTCGTATCAGTACCAGTGATCAATTCTCTTGGCGAAGAAACAGAAGAAGAACCGCAACTAACTGCGGCATAA
- a CDS encoding DoxX family protein, translating into MKKAAQIFNGPNSEDLGKFLIRFILAFGMIFHGWGKLMGGANHIAGMLGDMGIPSFIGYGVIIGEFVAPLLLIVGFKSRLAGLVMSFTMLVALLMVHTGDIFSVSDHGTWAIELLAIYLVGGLAIAFLGSGKYSLSKGQGDWD; encoded by the coding sequence ATGAAAAAAGCAGCACAAATTTTTAACGGTCCCAATTCTGAAGATTTGGGCAAATTTCTTATCCGATTCATATTGGCATTTGGAATGATCTTTCATGGCTGGGGTAAACTCATGGGCGGAGCCAATCATATCGCTGGTATGCTAGGTGATATGGGGATACCTTCTTTTATAGGTTATGGAGTGATCATAGGGGAGTTTGTAGCGCCGTTACTCCTTATTGTAGGATTCAAGTCTAGATTGGCTGGATTAGTGATGTCTTTTACCATGCTGGTGGCATTACTCATGGTGCACACTGGAGATATTTTTAGTGTGAGTGATCACGGTACCTGGGCAATCGAATTGCTGGCCATTTACCTAGTCGGTGGTTTGGCGATAGCATTCTTGGGATCAGGAAAATACAGCCTCTCCAAAGGCCAAGGAGATTGGGATTGA
- a CDS encoding NAD(P)H-dependent oxidoreductase, which yields MKKIIAFAGSNSSTSINKQLVQYAGSLIEDNEVEYLDLREYDAPIYSADIEKVGVPQSIKNLVAKLAEADAYIIGTPEHNGSLTAFLKNTIDWASRVEAKFLGGKPVLLLSTSNGKRGAVGSLEDLNNKMKYFAGEVAATFSLGSFSENFDIDQGIISNADEKSKLQEAVGQFEKEL from the coding sequence ATGAAAAAGATCATAGCATTTGCAGGAAGTAATAGTTCAACCTCTATCAATAAACAGTTGGTTCAGTATGCCGGATCATTGATAGAAGATAACGAAGTAGAGTATCTGGATCTTAGGGAATATGATGCACCTATATATAGTGCGGATATAGAGAAGGTGGGTGTTCCGCAGTCGATTAAGAATCTGGTCGCTAAACTAGCAGAAGCTGATGCTTATATCATAGGTACACCAGAGCATAACGGCAGTTTGACTGCATTTCTGAAAAATACTATTGACTGGGCTTCGAGAGTGGAGGCCAAGTTTCTGGGAGGAAAACCAGTTTTGCTTTTAAGTACATCGAATGGCAAACGAGGAGCTGTCGGCAGTTTGGAAGATCTAAATAATAAAATGAAATACTTTGCGGGTGAAGTTGCAGCAACGTTTAGCTTGGGATCTTTCTCTGAAAATTTTGATATAGACCAGGGAATCATTTCCAATGCCGATGAAAAGAGTAAGCTGCAAGAAGCAGTTGGCCAATTTGAAAAAGAATTATAA
- a CDS encoding MarR family winged helix-turn-helix transcriptional regulator has product MRFEEEIKQSSFKNSREKAIINVVFTGNWLRDRTDVVLKPYKINEQHYNLLRILRGRHPLTICPSEIKEVLINKRGDLTRLLDKLVAMGLVERDVNPDNRRMINLKISEKGIDFLAQLDPEMEKLSRTNNALTVEESEQLSNLLDKMRG; this is encoded by the coding sequence ATGAGATTCGAAGAAGAAATAAAGCAGTCATCATTTAAGAATTCAAGAGAAAAGGCCATAATCAACGTGGTGTTTACCGGTAACTGGTTGAGAGACAGAACGGACGTGGTCTTGAAACCTTACAAGATAAACGAACAGCATTATAACCTTCTTAGGATATTGAGAGGTAGGCATCCACTCACCATATGTCCCAGTGAGATAAAGGAGGTTTTGATTAATAAGCGTGGAGACCTGACCAGGTTATTGGATAAACTGGTCGCTATGGGGCTAGTGGAGAGAGATGTCAATCCGGACAATAGGAGAATGATAAACTTGAAAATCAGCGAAAAAGGAATTGACTTTCTAGCGCAGCTTGATCCTGAGATGGAAAAATTGAGTCGAACAAATAATGCTTTAACTGTCGAAGAGTCAGAGCAATTGAGCAACCTTCTCGACAAAATGCGAGGATAA
- a CDS encoding TerC family protein: MESLLTPESLIALLTLTFLEIVLGVDNIIFISIVSNKLPKEQQAKARNIGLMCALVFRIGLLFGITWIISFSEPLFSLFDHAFSGRDLILAGGGLFLIGKSTLEIGHKMEVMEDHEVVSKTTATLAGTIAQIIMLDIIFSFDSILTAVGLTSQLTIMIIAVIIAMFIMMAFAGRISAFISKHPSLEVLALSFLILIGFMLTVEAMGHHVPKGYIYFAVFFSLIVEVLNIRIRKGRQKIKLNKRVKAEVN; this comes from the coding sequence ATGGAATCCCTTCTGACTCCCGAATCGCTCATTGCACTATTGACTCTTACCTTTCTTGAGATTGTACTTGGTGTAGACAATATCATTTTCATTTCAATAGTTTCAAACAAACTCCCTAAAGAGCAGCAGGCAAAGGCAAGGAACATAGGATTAATGTGTGCGCTGGTTTTCAGAATTGGGCTTTTATTCGGCATCACCTGGATTATCAGTTTTTCTGAACCACTATTTTCCTTATTTGATCATGCTTTTAGTGGTAGGGATTTGATTCTTGCAGGGGGTGGATTGTTTTTAATAGGAAAAAGTACCTTGGAGATTGGCCATAAAATGGAGGTCATGGAAGATCATGAGGTAGTTTCCAAAACTACTGCTACGTTGGCTGGAACAATCGCTCAGATCATTATGCTCGATATTATCTTTTCGTTTGACTCTATCTTGACTGCAGTAGGATTGACCAGCCAACTCACCATTATGATCATAGCCGTGATTATTGCGATGTTTATCATGATGGCTTTTGCAGGACGAATTAGTGCATTTATATCGAAACATCCTTCCTTGGAAGTGCTTGCCCTATCCTTCCTGATACTCATTGGATTTATGCTTACTGTGGAAGCCATGGGCCACCATGTACCTAAAGGCTATATCTATTTCGCCGTTTTCTTTTCTCTGATCGTTGAGGTACTAAACATTAGAATTCGAAAGGGGAGACAGAAGATTAAGTTGAACAAAAGAGTGAAGGCTGAAGTGAACTAA